One window of bacterium genomic DNA carries:
- a CDS encoding Rrf2 family transcriptional regulator, producing MLTKKAKYALKAALHLARRGEGEAVLIADIAETERIPKKFLESILLTMKNRGILVSRKGRGGGYALARPAGEVSFGEIVRIMDGPLAPVACVSVTAYRPCEECASEETCEVHGVMKRVRDAISEVLDATTLADALRDAAGHATRKPVRHHR from the coding sequence ATGCTGACGAAGAAGGCCAAGTACGCGCTCAAGGCGGCGCTGCACCTCGCGCGGCGCGGCGAGGGCGAGGCGGTGCTCATCGCCGACATCGCCGAGACCGAGCGCATCCCCAAGAAGTTTCTCGAGAGCATCCTGCTCACGATGAAGAACCGCGGCATCCTCGTCAGCCGCAAGGGGCGCGGCGGCGGCTACGCGCTGGCGCGCCCGGCGGGCGAGGTCAGCTTCGGCGAGATCGTGCGGATCATGGACGGCCCGCTCGCCCCCGTCGCCTGCGTCAGCGTCACGGCGTACCGCCCCTGCGAGGAGTGCGCGAGCGAGGAGACCTGCGAGGTCCACGGGGTGATGAAGCGCGTGCGCGACGCGATCAGCGAGGTCCTCGACGCGACGACGCTCGCGGACGCGCTGCGAGATGCCGCCGGGCACGCGACGAGAAAGCCCGTTCGCCACCACCGCTGA